The following nucleotide sequence is from bacterium.
CTTCTACCCGGCGATGCCGGAGGCCGTCGTCGACGAGGTCGCAGAGCGCATGGCGCGCTGTGTTTCGAACCTTGCCGGCCGCGCGGAGGCGGTGGTACGGTCCGCCGCCCGGGGGGAAGGCACATGACGGCGACCTTCGACTTCACGCGCCGCCTGCGCGCGGTGAGCGACCGCGATCTCGACCGGCTCCAGGCCCACTTCGTCGAGCCGGCCAACGACTTCGACGCCGCGACGCTGGGCGAGCACACGCTCTTCCCGCTCGAGATGACCTGGTTCTACGGCGAGCCGGTCTGGCACGCGTTGTCACCCGCGATGCGGCTCAAGCTGAACCGGCTGTCGTTCTGCCAGAGCTACCTTTCCACCGCCGTCGCCGAGATGGCGACCAACGTGCTGAACCTCGAAGCCGGGCTCGCCGCCATCATCGACGACGATCCCGACGTGGCCCTCTACATGGCGCGCGAGGCGGTCGAGGAGACGACGCACATCCAGTCGTTCCTGGTCGTCATCAGGAAGGTGCTCGCGTCGTACGGCCATACCCTCGACGAGCTGCGCGCGACCAACGTCTCGCTCAGGATGGCGCGCCACTACGTGCGCGGGCACAGCCTCCTCGGCTGGCTGCGCGGCGACCTCCACTACTACTACCTGACGCGCTTCGCGCTGAACGTGAACCAGAAGACGGTCGAGCGCTGCACGATCGCCGAGCCCGACGTCCATCCCGTCGTGCGCACGCTGCTGAAGAACCACGCCATCGACGAGGCGCGGCACATGCAGATGTCGCGCGGCACCGGCATCCTCGCCTGCGCGCGCATGACGAACCGGGTGTCGCGCACGCTCGCCTGCCTCGGCTACGCGCACTTCGCGGCGAACCTCTACATCGGCCGCCACCGGAGGGACTCGCGGCTGCCGCGCGAGACGCGCACCCGGACCCTCGAGATGTGCGGCGTGCCGCGCGCCGAGGCCGTGCGCGCCTACCGCGAGTGGCGCGATCGCGTCCACCAGCCCGTCGATCCGCCGCTCGTGCAGGCGGGCCGTGCCTACTACCGCCGGCAGAACCACGCCTACGTCGACGCGCTGAAGGTCGAGCCCTGGCTCGGGCGGCGCATGAAGTCGATCATCGACGCCGTCTACGCCGACATCATCGGGCCCGACGGCGCCGAGTCGGTGCGTCCGCTCGACTTCGACGGCCTGACGCGGGCGGCCTGACCGCCTCCGCCGGCGACCCGCATGGGGATCCGCGTCGCCGGCCTCCAGCCGGGCTACCTTCCCTGGCTCGGCTTCTTCGACCAGATGCGGCGGGTCGACGCGTTCATCATCGCCGACGAGATGCCGTACTCGTCGAGCGGCTGGGCGCACCGCAACCGCGTGCGCGGCCCGCACGGACCCGTCTGGCTGACGCTGCCCGGGCGCCCGCGTCGCGGCCAGCGCATCGGGGACGTCGCGCTCGACCCGGCCGTGCCGTGGGCGCGCGAGCACCTCCAGCGGCTGCGCCACTTCTACGGCCGCAGCCCGTTCGCGGCCGACCTGCTTGCCGGGCTCGGCGACGCGTTCGACCGAGGGGCCCGCACCCTCGCCGAGGCGTCGCTGCCGGCGCTGCGCTTCATGGCGGCGCGTTTCGGTGTCACCACGCCGCTGGTCGTGTCGTCGGCCGAAGGCCTCGAGGCGCGCTACGCCGAGACCTTCCCCGACATGCCCGGGCCGACGCACCGGATCATCGCCTTCCTGAAGGCGCTCGGGGCGACCGAGCTGCTCGAGGGTGCGAGCGGCGCGTCGTATCTCGACGTGCCGCTGTGCGAGGCCCACGGCATCCGCGTCGTCTTCCAGCACTACGCCCATCCCGTGTACCGCCAGCTGCACGCGCCGTTCGTGTCGCACCTCTCGGCGCTCGACCTGCTGCTGTGCGCGGGGGAGGAGGCGGCGCGCCGCGTGCTCGCCTCGGTGCCATGAGCGACGCGACGCCGCAGGTGTCGGTCGTCGCCCCGCTCTACAACGAGGCCGCGGTCGTGGGCGAGCTGGTCGCGCGCATCACCGCGACGCTGGCGGCGCGCGGCGTCTCGTTCGAGATCGTGCTCGTCGACGACGGCAGCAGCGACGCCACGCCGGCACGGCTCGCCGAGGTCGCGCACGCGAATCCGGCGGTGCGCGTGCGCACGCTGACGCGCAACTTCGGGCAGGCGGCGGCGCTCTGCTGCGGCATCTTCGAGGCGCGCGGACGCGTCGTCGTCACCATGGACGGCGACCTCCAGAACCCGCCCGAGGAGATCCCGCGGCTGCTCGACGCGCTCGGACCCGGCGTCGACCTGGTCACGGCGCGGCGGGCGTCGCGCTACGAGCGGCCGTGGCGGCTCTTCGGATCGCGCGTCGTGCACTGGACGGCGCGGGTGCTCGTCGGCGGCGAGATCGAGGACTTCGGCGGGCAGTTCAAGGCCTACCGGCGCGAGGTGATCGCGGCGACGCGTACCGCGTGGGCGCCGGGCAAGCCCTTCTTCGCGCTCGCGGTGTGGCTCGGCTTCCGCGTCGTCGAGGTGACGGTGCGCCACGAGCCGCGCAAGGTGGGGGCGTCGCGCTACGGGCTGCTGGCGCTCGTGCGTCTCAACCTCGACCTCATCACCAGCTTCACCACCGTACCGCTGGCGCTGCTCGGGCTCGCCAGCATGGTCGCGGGCGGGGCCGGCGTCGCCGGCGTGCTCTGGTGTCTCGCCTGCGGCACGACCGGCGGCT
It contains:
- a CDS encoding glycosyltransferase family 2 protein → MSDATPQVSVVAPLYNEAAVVGELVARITATLAARGVSFEIVLVDDGSSDATPARLAEVAHANPAVRVRTLTRNFGQAAALCCGIFEARGRVVVTMDGDLQNPPEEIPRLLDALGPGVDLVTARRASRYERPWRLFGSRVVHWTARVLVGGEIEDFGGQFKAYRREVIAATRTAWAPGKPFFALAVWLGFRVVEVTVRHEPRKVGASRYGLLALVRLNLDLITSFTTVPLALLGLASMVAGGAGVAGVLWCLACGTTGGFAAQLSLLLLGLGGVFFAAAALGVYVARVYRTVAGAPTGYVLRADDPDGASRPPG
- a CDS encoding diiron oxygenase, with the translated sequence MTATFDFTRRLRAVSDRDLDRLQAHFVEPANDFDAATLGEHTLFPLEMTWFYGEPVWHALSPAMRLKLNRLSFCQSYLSTAVAEMATNVLNLEAGLAAIIDDDPDVALYMAREAVEETTHIQSFLVVIRKVLASYGHTLDELRATNVSLRMARHYVRGHSLLGWLRGDLHYYYLTRFALNVNQKTVERCTIAEPDVHPVVRTLLKNHAIDEARHMQMSRGTGILACARMTNRVSRTLACLGYAHFAANLYIGRHRRDSRLPRETRTRTLEMCGVPRAEAVRAYREWRDRVHQPVDPPLVQAGRAYYRRQNHAYVDALKVEPWLGRRMKSIIDAVYADIIGPDGAESVRPLDFDGLTRAA
- a CDS encoding WbqC family protein, with protein sequence MGIRVAGLQPGYLPWLGFFDQMRRVDAFIIADEMPYSSSGWAHRNRVRGPHGPVWLTLPGRPRRGQRIGDVALDPAVPWAREHLQRLRHFYGRSPFAADLLAGLGDAFDRGARTLAEASLPALRFMAARFGVTTPLVVSSAEGLEARYAETFPDMPGPTHRIIAFLKALGATELLEGASGASYLDVPLCEAHGIRVVFQHYAHPVYRQLHAPFVSHLSALDLLLCAGEEAARRVLASVP